The Sandaracinus amylolyticus genomic interval CGCTTCCTGATACGCCTCTTCGGCGAGGTCGAGATCACGGAAGTAACGCAGCAGCGCGCCGACGACCTGAGGTCGCGCCGCGCCGAGCGCCGTGCCGATCCACGCGAGCTCGCTCACGTCGGGCTGCTCCCGTTCGGTGCGAAGTAGCGCAGCGGGCGGATCTCGAACGTGCCGTGGCTCCCGCTCGCACCGCCGAGCTTCTTCGCGGTGTCGATCGCCTCCTCGAGCGACTCGCACTCGACGACGTAGAAGCCGAGGAGCTGCTCCTTCGTCTCGGCGAAGGGGCCGTCCATCACGATCGTCTCGCGACCCTTGCGCAGCGAGGTCGCGGCGGTGGTGGGCATCAGGCGCGCGACCGGGCCGAGGCGTCCCTTCGCGCGCAGCTCGTCCTGGACCGCACCGAGCCGCTTCATCACGGCGTCGTCCTGATCCTTCGTCCAGGCCTCGACGACCTCTTCCGAGTCGTAACAGAGGATCGCGTAGAGCATCGGAGTCGCACCTCGTCCTTTCGTAAGACGAACGAGTATGGCCGGCGCCGACAGACGATTTTCAGAATCTGCGTCCCGTGGCAGATCGCCTCGATGGACGCGCTCTTCCGGCTCTACGAAGGCCTCGCGCTGCTGGCGCCCGGCGACGAGGAGACGTCGCGGGCGGCGCTGCGCCGGGTGATGCCGCTGCCGCCGGGGGCGCGGGTGCTCGACGTCGGCGCCGGCACCGGGCGCAGCGCGCGCATGATCGCGAGCGCGGTGCCCGACGCGGAGGTCGTCGCGATCGACGTGCACGTGCCCTTCCTCGAGGAGGCGATGCGCGACGCACCGCCGAGCCTGCGGACGCGCGTCGAGTCGATGGACGCGCTCTCGGACCCGGACGAGAGCGTCGATCTGATCTGGTCCGAGGGCGCGGCGTACGTGATGGGCTTCGAGTCGGCGCTGCGCTCGTGGCGGCGCGTCGTGAAGCCGGGTGCCCACGCGGTGGTGAGCGAGCTGTGCTGGCTGCGCGACGAGCGGACCGATACAGCGCGCGCGTTCTGGGCCGAGGCGTACCCCGACATGACCGACGTCGAGGGCGCGAGATGCCGCGCCGAGAACGCAGGCTTCGCGGTGATCGAGACGATCGTGCTGCCCGAGCGCGCGTGGGACGCTTACTACGCACCGCTCGAGGCCCGCTGCGACGCGCTCGCTGCCGATCCCTCGATGAACGAGGCGATCGAGAGCGCGCGCCGCGAGATCGCGCTGTGGCGCGCGACGCGCGGCGAGTACGGGTACGTGCTGTTCGTGGCGGCGCGCGTCAGCCGCTGAGCTCGACGCCTGCGTAGAGCGCGTCGATCGGCAGCGCGACGGTTCGCTCGTTCCCGAGCGCGAGCGTCACGTCGCCTCCGCGATGCTCGCGGAAGCTCCACACCCCTTCGGGGCCTCGCGTGTAGATCTCGACGCG includes:
- a CDS encoding YciI family protein, with product MLYAILCYDSEEVVEAWTKDQDDAVMKRLGAVQDELRAKGRLGPVARLMPTTAATSLRKGRETIVMDGPFAETKEQLLGFYVVECESLEEAIDTAKKLGGASGSHGTFEIRPLRYFAPNGSSPT
- a CDS encoding class I SAM-dependent methyltransferase — its product is MDALFRLYEGLALLAPGDEETSRAALRRVMPLPPGARVLDVGAGTGRSARMIASAVPDAEVVAIDVHVPFLEEAMRDAPPSLRTRVESMDALSDPDESVDLIWSEGAAYVMGFESALRSWRRVVKPGAHAVVSELCWLRDERTDTARAFWAEAYPDMTDVEGARCRAENAGFAVIETIVLPERAWDAYYAPLEARCDALAADPSMNEAIESARREIALWRATRGEYGYVLFVAARVSR